A single Lysinibacter sp. HNR DNA region contains:
- a CDS encoding ExeM/NucH family extracellular endonuclease, protein MSHSEKNRAQQLHPNYTAPLSKHKGKLRSILISRPALAVTLILGLLAAPFTVSSGATTAHANTDGTGVIINEVYLKGGSANAVYNQKFIELYNPTQTEVSLGGWSLQYRAGTNTAPVTSNNVAALSGTIPAEGYFLVAMSGNGSVGADLPTPDLSIGLNPSGTLGQLFLSSSTEPLTVGAGSLTGLPAIQDFLGYGANAAAFEGSPALVTGANSVPNSLARTNFVDTDNNQADFTHPSTITPQSATNTDPEDPTTPPIVGPPVPPPAEKLTIAQVRGTGALSPYQGKKITTSGVVTATYPTGGYSGYYIQTPGTGGDLNPVTHTVSDAIFVFSGATVGHVAIGDHVEITGTVGSYQGLAQVTVSNTSDLVKTSESVVDPVPARVSLPATEAQRKAFEGMLMEPQGDFTVTNTHTTNQYAEIGLAAGATPLITPTEIARPGSAEYAQVVADNAARSVTLDDGSSTNFLTTSKDTPLPYLSSSEPVSVGSSVTFNSAVIFDYRNGRWKFQPTTQLTAENAASTQPVKFSNVRTPEPNQVGGTIKLSSFNVLNYFTTTGDSIPGCSFYNDRQGNKITVRSGCDARGAADAQNLSRQQEKIVTAINTLDADVVALEEIENSAKFGKDRDNALSTLTAALNSATTGNPWAYVPSPSTLPPLNKEDVIRTAFIYKEDVVAPVGESRILTEGTAFNNARKPLAQQFAAKGDEGGETFIAIANHFKSKGSGSGADADTGDGQGASNHSRVAQANALIDFSEKLQQSQNTNKVFLLGDFNAYSQEDPLITLADAGYTDLGAATGKYTYSFDGASGSLDHILASEGAAPHVAGADIWNINAGESIALEYSRYNYNATNFYDTSPYRSSDHDPIIVGIDLNTTFLPDVPINLLSINDFHGRIDSNTVKFAGTVEQLRQQHGDANTLMLSAGDNIGASLFASSIQQDQPTIDVLNALDLRATAVGNHEFDTGFTDLVDRVIGPENNPNALFSHLGANVYARGTTDPVLDEYALFDVEGITVGVIGAVTEETPTLVSPGGITDLSFGDPVDAVNRVAEKLTDGNPENGQADVLIAVYHEGAGAGTPDGATLEQEVAAGGAFAKIVTETTNSVGAIFTGHSHKQYAWDAPIPGKDGQTRPILQTGNYGENVGQVVLSVSPDSKEITDYTANNVPRTTTNDVDLITSYPRVAEVKSIVDAALSEAAVIGNQPVGTISSDITTAFSGGSYVNGVYTGGDRDNRAAESALGNLVADSLVSSLSSEERGGATIGVVNPGGLRADLRYGADGVITYAQANAVLPFVNNLWTTSLTGAQFKAALEQQWQTDAQGNVPSSRPFLKLGLSQNVQYTFDESRAQGDRVTGIWIDHKPIDATASYRIGSFSFLLQGGDNFRVFTQGTNTRDSGLVDRDAWIDYLRTNPGVGPSFAARSVAVTEAPTTPLNHGDSAAVTLSGVNLTSLGSPEHTTLVTHWEWPGGFTVPLVSDVPVSNGTASFAVPIPGLSPAPFSGASTLTSTAALTKIGAERFTRTAALTTVDTTARTANFTSGEIVVTLEESGTTVRIPVELTSNQIITPPNDKPTRNPSPTTDDQLTEHNKNLISVSPDVVSPGDTITAYLGGWRGGGFDDGWRGGWTSVWMHSSPTIISDGWVQVSSAGTVSARIPLDTEHGKHRIVVLDSEDQVIGWDEITVVAGKEKGRLSQTGSEFGAWTLGALVLLAVGTTLIVRRRKDNLTH, encoded by the coding sequence ATGTCACACTCTGAAAAGAATCGCGCTCAGCAGCTTCATCCGAATTACACCGCCCCGCTGTCGAAGCACAAAGGAAAGCTTCGCAGCATTCTCATCTCTCGGCCTGCCCTTGCCGTCACGCTCATCCTCGGCCTCCTCGCAGCACCCTTCACAGTGTCATCGGGGGCAACAACTGCCCACGCAAACACCGATGGGACCGGCGTCATCATCAACGAAGTGTACCTCAAGGGTGGCAGCGCCAACGCCGTCTACAACCAGAAGTTCATCGAACTTTATAACCCCACCCAGACAGAGGTCTCTCTCGGCGGATGGTCGCTCCAATACCGCGCAGGAACCAACACCGCACCGGTGACAAGTAACAACGTTGCAGCCCTCAGCGGCACCATACCCGCCGAAGGCTATTTTCTTGTGGCCATGAGCGGAAACGGTAGTGTCGGAGCTGACCTACCCACCCCCGATCTTTCTATCGGACTCAACCCGAGCGGGACGCTGGGCCAACTCTTTCTTTCATCAAGTACCGAGCCGCTAACCGTAGGCGCGGGATCCCTCACAGGCTTACCCGCTATTCAAGACTTTCTGGGGTATGGCGCTAACGCAGCAGCTTTTGAGGGATCGCCTGCTCTTGTGACCGGCGCAAACAGCGTGCCTAATTCCCTTGCCCGCACCAATTTTGTCGACACCGATAATAATCAGGCAGACTTCACTCATCCCTCCACGATCACCCCCCAGAGTGCTACCAACACTGACCCCGAAGATCCAACGACTCCACCCATTGTGGGCCCTCCTGTGCCTCCGCCAGCAGAAAAACTCACCATCGCGCAGGTTCGAGGTACAGGGGCCCTCTCTCCCTACCAGGGCAAAAAAATTACCACCTCGGGCGTTGTCACTGCGACGTACCCCACCGGCGGATACAGCGGCTACTACATCCAAACCCCGGGAACAGGTGGAGACCTGAATCCGGTCACACACACCGTATCGGACGCAATTTTTGTCTTTTCTGGCGCTACCGTTGGGCACGTTGCTATCGGCGATCACGTTGAGATTACTGGCACTGTTGGCAGCTATCAGGGGCTCGCCCAGGTGACGGTAAGCAACACTTCCGACCTGGTAAAAACTTCTGAATCAGTCGTGGACCCCGTTCCGGCCCGAGTTTCTTTGCCCGCAACCGAAGCGCAGAGAAAAGCGTTTGAGGGAATGCTTATGGAGCCACAGGGCGACTTCACGGTGACAAACACCCACACCACCAACCAGTACGCAGAGATAGGTTTGGCCGCAGGAGCAACACCACTCATCACCCCCACAGAGATCGCCCGCCCAGGTAGCGCCGAGTATGCTCAAGTGGTCGCTGACAACGCTGCCCGGTCGGTTACCCTGGATGATGGTTCCTCCACCAACTTTCTTACCACCTCCAAGGACACCCCCCTTCCGTATCTATCAAGCTCCGAACCTGTGAGCGTGGGATCCTCCGTAACCTTCAACTCGGCCGTTATCTTTGACTACAGAAATGGTCGTTGGAAGTTCCAGCCGACCACGCAGCTCACGGCAGAAAACGCTGCGAGCACACAACCGGTAAAATTCTCCAATGTACGCACCCCCGAGCCCAATCAGGTCGGTGGCACGATAAAACTCTCCAGTTTCAACGTGCTCAACTACTTCACTACCACGGGAGACAGTATCCCCGGCTGTTCCTTCTACAACGACCGGCAGGGCAATAAAATAACCGTTCGATCTGGTTGCGACGCGCGGGGAGCCGCAGATGCACAGAATCTCTCACGGCAGCAAGAGAAAATCGTCACCGCCATCAATACCCTCGACGCAGACGTGGTTGCTCTGGAAGAGATCGAAAACTCCGCAAAGTTTGGTAAAGATCGGGATAACGCTCTCAGCACGCTCACTGCCGCTCTCAACAGCGCAACCACAGGCAACCCCTGGGCTTACGTTCCCTCCCCCAGTACGCTTCCTCCTCTCAACAAGGAAGACGTGATTCGCACGGCGTTCATCTACAAAGAGGATGTGGTCGCTCCCGTAGGAGAGTCACGCATCCTCACAGAGGGAACCGCGTTTAATAACGCTCGCAAGCCTCTTGCCCAACAATTTGCGGCTAAAGGTGACGAAGGCGGCGAAACCTTTATTGCCATCGCAAACCATTTCAAGTCAAAGGGCTCCGGCAGCGGAGCGGACGCAGACACGGGTGACGGACAGGGGGCTTCCAATCACTCACGAGTGGCACAGGCCAACGCCCTGATTGACTTTTCGGAAAAACTACAGCAATCACAGAACACCAACAAGGTGTTTCTCCTGGGCGATTTTAACGCGTATAGCCAAGAAGACCCTCTGATCACACTCGCAGATGCGGGTTATACCGACCTCGGTGCGGCAACGGGTAAGTACACCTACTCGTTTGACGGTGCGAGCGGTTCCCTCGACCACATATTGGCCTCTGAGGGGGCGGCTCCACACGTTGCCGGAGCGGACATCTGGAACATTAATGCGGGCGAGTCAATAGCCCTCGAGTACAGCCGCTACAACTACAACGCAACCAACTTTTACGACACCAGCCCCTATCGATCGAGTGACCATGACCCGATCATCGTGGGCATTGATCTGAACACCACGTTCTTGCCAGATGTTCCGATTAACCTGCTCAGCATTAATGATTTCCACGGACGTATCGACTCGAACACGGTAAAATTTGCGGGAACCGTTGAGCAGTTACGACAGCAGCACGGCGATGCCAACACCCTGATGCTCTCCGCCGGGGACAACATCGGTGCCTCACTCTTTGCCTCCTCAATCCAGCAGGATCAGCCCACCATTGATGTGCTCAACGCACTCGACCTACGGGCAACGGCGGTGGGCAACCACGAGTTTGATACCGGTTTCACCGATCTGGTCGATCGGGTGATCGGTCCCGAGAATAATCCCAACGCCCTCTTTAGCCATCTTGGTGCCAACGTTTACGCTCGCGGCACCACAGATCCGGTTCTCGACGAGTACGCGCTCTTTGATGTAGAGGGCATCACGGTGGGAGTCATTGGGGCCGTCACCGAGGAAACCCCCACCCTGGTGTCTCCGGGTGGAATCACCGATCTCAGCTTTGGTGATCCGGTTGATGCGGTCAACCGCGTTGCGGAAAAACTGACCGATGGAAACCCCGAGAACGGGCAGGCCGATGTTCTTATCGCGGTTTATCACGAGGGTGCCGGTGCCGGCACCCCCGACGGAGCAACCCTTGAACAGGAGGTTGCCGCAGGTGGTGCCTTTGCAAAGATTGTGACCGAAACAACAAACAGTGTGGGTGCCATCTTTACCGGACACAGCCACAAACAATACGCGTGGGATGCCCCAATCCCGGGGAAAGACGGGCAGACTCGTCCCATACTTCAGACGGGAAACTACGGCGAGAATGTGGGACAGGTTGTTCTCTCAGTGAGTCCCGACAGTAAAGAAATCACAGATTACACCGCTAACAATGTCCCCCGCACCACCACAAATGACGTCGATTTGATCACTAGTTATCCGCGAGTTGCAGAGGTAAAAAGCATTGTGGATGCAGCGCTCAGCGAGGCCGCAGTCATCGGTAACCAACCCGTCGGAACAATATCGTCGGACATCACAACGGCGTTTAGCGGAGGAAGCTACGTAAACGGTGTCTACACGGGAGGAGACCGTGATAATCGAGCTGCGGAGTCTGCCCTGGGCAATCTGGTAGCCGACTCTCTCGTGTCCAGCCTCTCATCTGAGGAACGGGGCGGCGCCACAATCGGCGTGGTTAATCCGGGGGGCCTTCGAGCAGACCTTCGCTACGGGGCTGATGGCGTGATCACGTACGCGCAGGCAAACGCTGTTTTGCCCTTCGTAAACAACCTGTGGACCACCAGTCTGACGGGTGCTCAGTTTAAAGCCGCCCTCGAGCAGCAATGGCAAACAGACGCGCAGGGTAATGTCCCGTCCTCTCGCCCCTTCCTCAAGCTTGGTCTTTCACAAAACGTGCAGTACACGTTCGACGAGAGCAGGGCACAGGGTGACCGGGTAACCGGCATCTGGATTGACCACAAGCCCATCGACGCCACCGCCAGTTACCGAATCGGATCGTTTAGCTTCCTCCTGCAGGGAGGAGACAACTTTCGTGTGTTCACTCAGGGAACCAACACCAGAGACTCCGGGCTGGTCGACCGCGACGCCTGGATCGATTATCTTCGAACTAATCCCGGTGTGGGTCCGTCGTTTGCTGCCCGCTCGGTTGCGGTGACTGAAGCACCCACCACACCCCTCAACCATGGGGATAGCGCCGCAGTGACTCTCTCCGGCGTTAACCTGACCTCCCTGGGAAGCCCCGAACACACAACACTCGTGACTCACTGGGAGTGGCCCGGCGGATTTACCGTCCCCCTCGTCAGCGATGTTCCGGTGTCTAACGGCACAGCCTCTTTTGCGGTCCCAATTCCCGGCCTCTCACCTGCTCCTTTTAGCGGTGCGTCCACGTTGACGAGCACCGCCGCCCTCACCAAAATTGGTGCTGAACGCTTTACCCGCACCGCCGCCCTCACCACAGTAGACACTACTGCCAGAACGGCTAACTTTACCTCCGGTGAGATTGTTGTCACGCTAGAGGAGTCCGGTACTACCGTGCGTATTCCCGTGGAGTTGACGAGCAACCAAATAATCACTCCTCCCAACGATAAACCCACGAGAAACCCCTCTCCCACCACCGATGACCAGCTCACGGAGCACAATAAAAACCTCATATCGGTATCACCCGATGTGGTCTCTCCCGGCGACACCATCACCGCCTATCTCGGTGGGTGGCGCGGCGGGGGATTTGATGACGGCTGGCGCGGAGGATGGACAAGCGTGTGGATGCACTCCTCCCCCACGATAATCAGCGACGGGTGGGTTCAGGTTTCCAGTGCGGGAACAGTGTCTGCTCGCATTCCCCTTGATACCGAACACGGAAAACACCGGATCGTGGTGCTTGACTCCGAAGATCAGGTGATCGGCTGGGATGAGATTACTGTAGTTGCTGGCAAGGAGAAGGGAAGGCTCTCCCAAACAGGTTCGGAGTTCGGCGCGTGGACTCTCGGAGCTCTTGTCCTCCTTGCCGTGGGCACGACGCTTATTGTTCGCCGACGCAAAGACAACCTCACCCACTAG
- a CDS encoding DNA alkylation repair protein, with the protein MPTADELLGIEQVGELRKILRASSAEVPGRGIGEASALLGIGDQLADTPLKQRVDNIAAAVLSDLVGSFSYRAAVIRQALTRDDFHGWMIWPVSEAVSAASLEDATPEGFDQGMYLLADLTSRLTCEFAIRPMLNANLERALPIIREWTMHPDEHVRRLASEGTRMFLPWGRRVPELTRQPRITLPILNALYRDPSDMVRRSVANHLNDLSRNNADIVLETAAMWLAEPDKHTVRVVRHALRTLIKRGDQGALSLMGFEASDDVVTEGPFIATETVSVGGSLPFSLAVKNNGKYAVSVMVDYVIHHQKANGTQSAKVFKLATKTVAPGERIEFQRKHSFAPLSTRTYHPGEHSIEAQVNGVPLGKTSFMLTV; encoded by the coding sequence ATGCCCACTGCTGATGAATTGCTTGGTATCGAACAGGTGGGTGAGCTACGCAAAATTCTTCGGGCGTCTTCTGCAGAGGTGCCGGGTCGAGGCATTGGGGAAGCTTCGGCCCTGCTTGGGATCGGCGACCAACTCGCGGATACCCCACTCAAGCAGAGGGTCGACAACATCGCCGCTGCTGTCCTGTCGGACCTTGTCGGTTCTTTTTCATATCGCGCCGCTGTTATTCGTCAGGCACTTACGCGTGACGATTTTCACGGGTGGATGATCTGGCCTGTGAGCGAAGCGGTGAGTGCCGCTTCACTAGAGGATGCCACTCCCGAAGGTTTTGACCAGGGTATGTATCTGCTTGCTGATCTCACGTCGCGGCTAACCTGTGAGTTTGCGATCCGGCCGATGCTCAACGCCAACCTGGAGCGCGCACTACCCATTATTCGTGAGTGGACAATGCACCCCGACGAGCACGTGCGTCGCCTTGCGAGCGAGGGAACCCGCATGTTTCTTCCGTGGGGGAGGAGGGTTCCCGAGTTGACTCGCCAGCCTCGGATTACCCTGCCGATTCTCAACGCCCTTTACCGTGACCCCAGTGATATGGTGAGGCGCTCGGTCGCAAACCACCTGAACGACCTCAGCCGCAACAACGCCGATATTGTGCTGGAAACAGCGGCCATGTGGTTGGCAGAACCCGACAAACACACCGTGCGGGTTGTGAGGCACGCGTTGCGAACCCTGATCAAGCGCGGTGATCAGGGTGCCCTGAGCCTCATGGGCTTTGAGGCTTCTGATGATGTGGTGACAGAGGGTCCGTTCATTGCGACCGAAACTGTATCCGTGGGAGGTTCTCTGCCCTTTAGTCTGGCCGTTAAAAACAATGGAAAATATGCAGTGTCGGTGATGGTCGACTACGTTATTCACCACCAAAAAGCCAATGGGACACAGAGCGCAAAGGTGTTTAAGCTGGCCACAAAAACGGTGGCTCCCGGCGAACGCATCGAGTTTCAGAGGAAACACTCCTTCGCTCCCCTCTCCACCCGCACCTACCACCCGGGTGAACACTCTATCGAGGCTCAGGTGAATGGGGTACCCCTGGGTAAGACCTCCTTCATGCTCACCGTTTAG
- a CDS encoding aldo/keto reductase: protein MTHISGSRYRAVGSSDLMVSPLGLGGNVFGWTADRTSSFDVLDAFFDKGGNFVDTADGYSHWAPGNTGGESEETIGAWMDSRGNRDEVIVATKVSTHPKYEGLAGANIRAAADASLRRLNTDYIDLYYAHFDDPQVPLEETLTAFNSLIEAGKVRFIGISNYSATRIDEWMSLTEENSFYRPVALQPHYNLMERDFESELRIRAQKYNLGVFPYFSLAKGFLTGKYRGETVNSPRSSEAHKYLNTRGERVLDSLDAIAYRQGVGVASVALAWLREQPTVVAPLASARDLEQVKALITSMSLDLSPEELAALSAASDV from the coding sequence ATGACCCATATCTCTGGCTCTCGCTATCGCGCAGTTGGTTCCTCCGACCTGATGGTTTCTCCCCTGGGACTCGGGGGCAATGTCTTTGGGTGGACCGCCGACAGGACATCCTCATTTGACGTTCTTGATGCATTCTTTGATAAGGGTGGCAATTTTGTCGATACTGCCGATGGCTACTCACACTGGGCTCCCGGTAACACCGGTGGCGAAAGCGAAGAAACAATCGGAGCGTGGATGGACTCTCGCGGTAACCGTGATGAGGTCATCGTTGCCACCAAGGTGAGCACCCACCCAAAGTACGAGGGACTCGCGGGGGCAAACATCCGAGCGGCTGCTGACGCATCCCTACGCCGACTAAACACCGATTACATCGATCTTTACTATGCACACTTCGATGATCCACAGGTTCCACTTGAAGAGACACTCACCGCGTTTAACTCCCTCATCGAAGCGGGGAAGGTACGATTCATTGGAATCTCCAACTACTCGGCAACGCGTATCGACGAATGGATGTCTCTCACGGAAGAAAATTCCTTCTATCGCCCCGTGGCCCTGCAACCACACTACAACCTCATGGAGCGCGATTTTGAGTCAGAGCTACGGATCAGAGCTCAAAAATATAATCTCGGGGTGTTCCCCTATTTTTCGCTCGCCAAGGGATTCCTCACCGGAAAATACCGGGGTGAAACGGTAAACAGCCCTCGCTCCTCAGAGGCTCATAAGTACCTAAACACCCGAGGAGAACGGGTGCTTGATTCCCTGGACGCCATTGCTTACCGCCAGGGTGTCGGCGTGGCTAGCGTGGCTCTAGCCTGGCTCCGCGAACAGCCAACCGTGGTCGCCCCCTTGGCTAGCGCTCGCGACCTGGAACAGGTTAAAGCCTTGATTACGTCCATGAGTCTTGACCTCAGTCCTGAAGAACTCGCCGCGCTATCGGCCGCCTCAGATGTCTAA
- the glsA gene encoding glutaminase A: MSKRKTRSHTQGTGFLIHHGTKPEPNPLVSTGFLPPPETVSQIITEAYSTFLHVQDGRVANYIPSLASTSPHLFGISLADMNGNLYSVGDSTHSFSMQSVSKPFVFALILEIIGAHEAQEKIGVNNTGLPFNSVLALEMQEGRTSNPMVNAGAIATTSLAPGDTAEERWRFIHDGLNHFAGRELTLDHDAYHSESATNQRNRGIAQLLEGYGKIYSNPEEATDNYTKQCSLRVTTEDLAVMGATLADGGLNPLTKQQVVSPETCKRVLAVLASSGLYERSGEWLYNIGLPAKSGVSGGLVTISPGKGGVASFSPPLDSAGSSVRGTLSASFLSERLGLNLFASKPIQ, translated from the coding sequence ATGTCTAAACGCAAGACGAGAAGCCACACCCAGGGCACGGGTTTTCTTATTCATCACGGCACCAAGCCCGAGCCAAACCCACTGGTGTCAACGGGATTCCTTCCTCCTCCCGAAACGGTTAGCCAGATTATTACCGAGGCCTACTCCACTTTTCTGCATGTTCAAGACGGTAGAGTTGCGAACTACATTCCCAGTCTTGCGAGTACCTCACCCCACCTTTTTGGTATTTCCCTGGCCGATATGAACGGTAATCTCTACTCCGTGGGCGACAGCACACACAGCTTTTCAATGCAGAGTGTGTCAAAGCCGTTTGTATTCGCCCTAATCCTAGAAATCATCGGCGCCCACGAGGCCCAAGAAAAAATTGGTGTTAATAACACCGGACTCCCGTTTAACTCGGTTCTTGCCCTGGAGATGCAGGAGGGAAGAACGTCGAACCCCATGGTTAATGCGGGGGCAATAGCCACCACCAGCCTTGCTCCCGGTGACACCGCGGAGGAGAGATGGCGATTCATTCACGACGGGCTTAACCATTTTGCCGGTCGGGAACTTACCCTAGATCACGATGCGTATCACTCAGAATCCGCCACGAATCAGCGCAATAGGGGCATCGCACAGCTACTCGAAGGCTATGGAAAGATTTATTCCAACCCGGAGGAGGCCACCGATAACTACACCAAGCAGTGCTCTCTGCGGGTCACCACCGAAGACTTAGCCGTGATGGGGGCAACCCTTGCTGATGGGGGGCTCAATCCCCTTACCAAGCAGCAGGTTGTCAGCCCTGAAACGTGCAAGCGGGTGTTGGCGGTACTGGCCTCGTCCGGTCTTTATGAACGCTCCGGCGAGTGGCTTTACAATATCGGCCTACCCGCAAAGAGTGGGGTGAGCGGTGGTCTCGTAACGATTTCCCCGGGTAAGGGTGGAGTTGCTTCGTTCTCCCCACCGCTGGACTCTGCGGGCAGTAGCGTGCGTGGAACTCTTTCCGCTTCTTTCCTTTCGGAAAGGCTAGGTCTTAATCTTTTTGCGTCCAAGCCGATACAGTAA
- a CDS encoding SGNH/GDSL hydrolase family protein, producing MQEIKYVALGDSFTEGVGDELSNGYVRGWADLVAEGFAQASSEAVYYANLAIRGKLLRVIIDEQLDRALALSPTLVTFNGGGNDMLRPRTHAAELIALFQTVIERVSESGAQLVLLSGGNPTRGLPLGGSIERKGDLLNNEVRRIAAKNAIPFVDNWTDHELSAAQYWSPDRLHLNSVGHHRVASRVLQALHYPAPSDWQVRAERPNPRPGFRENAVYYRDHVVPWVQRRLTGKSSGDGRQAKIAEWKRISGAR from the coding sequence ATGCAGGAGATTAAATACGTGGCCCTGGGTGATAGTTTCACCGAGGGAGTTGGCGACGAGCTGTCGAACGGTTACGTTCGTGGATGGGCGGATCTGGTAGCGGAGGGCTTTGCCCAAGCCTCCTCTGAGGCTGTGTACTACGCAAATCTAGCGATTCGCGGAAAACTGCTTCGCGTGATTATTGATGAGCAGTTGGATCGGGCTCTTGCACTCTCCCCGACCCTCGTCACCTTTAACGGTGGTGGTAATGACATGCTTCGTCCTCGCACCCATGCTGCTGAACTCATTGCGCTCTTTCAAACGGTTATAGAGCGGGTCTCTGAAAGTGGGGCTCAGCTTGTTCTTCTGAGCGGCGGAAATCCCACGCGAGGGCTCCCCCTGGGGGGCTCAATCGAGCGTAAGGGTGATCTTCTTAATAACGAGGTGCGCCGCATTGCGGCAAAGAACGCGATTCCTTTTGTCGATAATTGGACAGATCACGAACTATCTGCCGCGCAGTACTGGTCCCCCGATCGTCTGCACCTCAATTCGGTAGGGCATCACCGGGTGGCGAGCAGAGTGTTACAGGCCCTGCACTACCCGGCTCCGAGTGACTGGCAGGTCAGGGCGGAGCGGCCCAACCCCCGTCCCGGATTTCGTGAGAACGCGGTGTATTACCGAGATCACGTTGTGCCCTGGGTGCAGCGTAGGCTCACCGGTAAGTCATCGGGGGACGGACGACAGGCCAAGATTGCGGAGTGGAAGCGCATCTCCGGGGCTCGGTAG
- a CDS encoding YbhB/YbcL family Raf kinase inhibitor-like protein, which produces MFDYDPYKVLAPVPSFTLMSDEIQDGRLMPAAQYSQSVGGSDASPHLSWSGFAPETKSFALTCFDPDAPTASGFWHWAVFNIPAEVTTLESNAGAPSSPLLPSAAVTLPNEMRLSHFIGAAPPQGTGVHRYFFVVHALDVESLDIDPRATPAVLGFNLHFHTLGRAILTGLGEFGAPA; this is translated from the coding sequence ATGTTTGACTACGACCCCTATAAAGTACTTGCCCCGGTTCCTTCCTTCACGCTGATGAGTGACGAGATTCAGGATGGTCGATTAATGCCCGCGGCCCAGTACTCACAGTCCGTGGGAGGAAGCGATGCCTCTCCACACCTTTCGTGGAGTGGTTTTGCTCCCGAAACAAAAAGCTTTGCTCTCACCTGCTTTGACCCGGATGCCCCGACGGCTTCCGGGTTTTGGCACTGGGCTGTTTTTAATATTCCGGCTGAGGTCACCACCCTGGAGAGCAACGCCGGCGCCCCCTCCAGCCCGTTACTTCCCTCCGCGGCTGTAACGCTTCCCAATGAGATGCGACTCAGCCACTTTATCGGAGCCGCACCGCCCCAGGGAACGGGTGTCCACCGCTACTTTTTTGTTGTGCATGCTTTAGACGTTGAATCACTCGACATCGACCCGAGGGCAACACCGGCTGTTCTCGGGTTTAACCTTCACTTCCACACGCTCGGACGGGCGATCCTCACTGGCCTGGGAGAGTTTGGTGCCCCTGCCTAG
- a CDS encoding Pr6Pr family membrane protein, whose product MTVVTKRRTVLIWALIRLLMSALIVAAVIGQLTVSINFWQKNPLSDIPFLLVGFFSFFTIESNIFSAIMLVVLAWLGYRNRAHPTWFSIIRVSIVTYMVITGLVYNLLLRGIPLPQGSTLGWSNEVFHVFACIYILVDWIWGPDPVRIAWRSLWWIISFPLVWVTYTLLRGSFSIDARTGEHWYPYPFLNPANFDNGYAGVAVYVVAIAAAIILVGSLMIWISHLRIALSTRGSVVAEPEIDRH is encoded by the coding sequence ATGACCGTTGTGACGAAGAGAAGAACAGTGCTTATCTGGGCGCTTATTCGCTTGCTCATGAGCGCCCTCATAGTGGCTGCTGTTATTGGGCAGCTCACGGTGAGCATAAATTTCTGGCAGAAAAACCCTCTGAGTGACATTCCTTTCCTTCTGGTGGGATTTTTTAGCTTTTTCACCATCGAATCCAACATTTTTTCGGCCATCATGTTGGTTGTGCTGGCCTGGCTGGGATACCGCAACCGGGCCCACCCCACCTGGTTCTCAATTATTCGTGTGTCAATCGTGACGTATATGGTGATTACCGGCCTGGTTTACAACTTGCTTTTGCGAGGGATCCCATTGCCGCAGGGGTCCACGCTCGGCTGGTCAAACGAGGTTTTCCATGTGTTTGCCTGCATCTACATTCTGGTCGATTGGATCTGGGGTCCCGATCCCGTCAGAATTGCGTGGCGCTCGCTGTGGTGGATAATCTCCTTCCCCCTCGTATGGGTTACCTATACGCTCCTCCGCGGCAGCTTTTCGATTGACGCAAGAACCGGGGAACACTGGTATCCCTACCCCTTCCTGAATCCGGCAAACTTCGATAACGGATACGCGGGGGTTGCCGTGTATGTTGTTGCGATAGCGGCGGCGATAATCCTCGTGGGGTCTCTGATGATTTGGATAAGCCATCTGCGGATTGCACTCTCTACGCGGGGGAGCGTGGTGGCTGAACCTGAAATCGATAGGCATTAG